From Vanessa cardui chromosome 11, ilVanCard2.1, whole genome shotgun sequence, the proteins below share one genomic window:
- the LOC124533803 gene encoding uncharacterized protein LOC124533803, with amino-acid sequence MSTLIDNDTILSENEQWKRLEEEWGKPIDLEVDAEDDSPRIKSAYSTLDLKGTTFDSSFLFKKVRRKIGRQLSKKSTSSALEYNDFISNLKDDPSRESSKQFYFINGQLVSAASIENICDTIDDIFKSIDKLSTVTSTVRKEKFPDKVQCSISATDLSFDSDTEDTKYSEIERHIEEAFEEFNSISAIDAIDQSTLDSVTTLVQKFSSVLNDPVIQCSPRRRRQCCDKFKELADFWKNRAFECD; translated from the coding sequence ATGAGTACATTAATTGATAACGACACGATATTATCAGAAAACGAACAATGGAAAAGATTGGAAGAAGAATGGGGTAAACCGATAGATCTAGAAGTCGACGCAGAAGATGATTCACCAAGAATAAAATCAGCTTACAGCACCTTAGATCTGAAGGGAACTACGTTTGATTCATCGTTTCTATTCAAGAAAGTAAGAAGGAAAATTGGAAGACAGCTATCCAAGAAGTCCACATCATCAGCTTTGGAATACAACGATTTCATCAGTAATTTGAAAGACGATCCGAGCAGAGAATCATCCAAACAGTTTTATTTCATCAACGGTCAGCTCGTATCGGCTGCTTCCATCGAAAACATATGCGATACGATCGATGATATCTTCAAATCGATCGATAAACTATCGACAGTTACAAGTACTGTTCGAAAGGAGAAATTTCCAGATAAAGTCCAGTGTAGTATATCAGCGACTGACTTATCATTTGACTCAGACACCGAAGACACAAAATACAGTGAAATCGAGAGGCATATCGAAGAAGCGTTTGAAGAGTTCAATTCCATATCAGCTATAGATGCCATCGACCAATCGACCTTGGATTCTGTTACGACGCTGGTTCAGAAATTCAGTTCAGTGTTAAACGATCCCGTTATACAATGCAGTCCAAGGCGACGAAGGCAGTGCTGTGATAAGTTCAAGGAACTGGCGGATTTTTGGAAAAATCGTGCTTTTGAGTGTGATTGA